One genomic window of Streptomyces spiramyceticus includes the following:
- a CDS encoding helix-turn-helix transcriptional regulator, producing the protein MSAGRLLSVLLLLQSRGRMPARGIADELGVSVRTAYRDLARLQAAGVPVYGEPGRKGGYQLLDGYRTRLTGMTQGEARALFFAGLPGPAADLGLAAEVTAARLKLLAALPAELREEAARTAAVFHLDAPAWYRDPEQTPYLTLFVDSVLTRRVVDVRYRRWRAPQEVHRRLRPYGLVLKSGTWYLVAAAESRIRTYRVTQVLDAVLSDERFNRPQDFDLGAYWTSYLDDFQTRRYTGTATIRLSPRGRRRLPDNLPPEMVRAVESATTTVGDDGWVEAVIPTESTQHACGELLRLGGDVEVLAPAELRQAMADAVGVLARAYGIA; encoded by the coding sequence ATGTCTGCTGGTCGACTGCTGTCGGTGCTGCTGTTGCTGCAATCCCGTGGCCGCATGCCCGCTAGAGGGATAGCCGACGAGCTGGGTGTGTCCGTGCGGACGGCATACCGTGACCTGGCGCGTCTGCAGGCCGCCGGGGTTCCGGTCTATGGGGAGCCGGGCCGCAAGGGCGGCTACCAGCTGCTCGACGGCTATCGCACCCGCCTGACCGGGATGACCCAGGGTGAGGCGCGGGCGCTGTTCTTCGCCGGGCTGCCCGGCCCCGCTGCCGACCTGGGGCTCGCGGCGGAGGTGACGGCAGCACGGCTGAAGCTGCTGGCCGCGTTGCCGGCGGAACTGCGTGAGGAAGCGGCGCGGACCGCGGCGGTGTTCCACCTGGACGCTCCGGCCTGGTACCGGGATCCCGAACAAACGCCATATCTGACCCTGTTCGTCGACTCGGTGCTCACACGGCGAGTGGTGGACGTGCGCTACCGCCGTTGGCGCGCGCCGCAAGAGGTGCATCGCCGCCTTCGCCCCTACGGCCTGGTACTCAAGTCCGGTACCTGGTATCTCGTGGCCGCTGCGGAGAGCCGGATCAGGACCTACCGGGTCACCCAAGTCCTCGACGCGGTGCTGAGCGATGAACGGTTCAATCGGCCCCAGGATTTCGACCTGGGCGCGTACTGGACCTCCTACCTCGACGATTTCCAGACACGCCGCTACACCGGCACGGCCACCATCCGCCTGTCCCCACGGGGACGCCGACGCCTGCCGGACAACCTTCCCCCGGAGATGGTGCGGGCAGTCGAGTCCGCCACGACCACCGTGGGCGACGACGGATGGGTCGAGGCGGTCATCCCGACCGAGAGCACCCAGCACGCGTGCGGTGAGCTGCTGCGGCTCGGCGGCGACGTCGAGGTCCTCGCGCCGGCGGAACTACGCCAAGCCATGGCCGACGCGGTAGGTGTACTCGCCCGGGCATACGGAATCGCCTGA
- a CDS encoding PaaX family transcriptional regulator C-terminal domain-containing protein: MPETVPEIPTRLLVHALVREDGTVDAGELYTIAGALGMSDQQVRLCIKRLVTEGRFTHEGRGRKALLHATADVTGSLAPEVEYVRYAYAQDQGQAPWDGVWHLFAFAVPESARAARDTLRDTLLGLGAAAVQGGLYVSANPIEKHVEAQAQHLGIQDALTTFTSNDLRIGNHRDPTELAAGLWPLEEIANRYDALAALAQTRLGQLDAATETTDIDQLTIAVELAAQFTRAMEPDPLLPPQLLPRPWAGAHARHLAARCWTRLLEHQTATPADTHHRLRLFSLYADAIQPTPHPAR, from the coding sequence ATGCCCGAGACCGTCCCCGAGATCCCCACCCGCCTGCTCGTACACGCCCTGGTCCGCGAAGACGGCACCGTCGACGCCGGCGAGCTCTACACCATCGCGGGCGCTCTCGGCATGAGCGACCAGCAAGTACGCCTGTGCATCAAACGACTCGTCACTGAAGGCCGCTTCACCCACGAAGGCCGTGGCCGCAAAGCCCTGTTGCATGCCACCGCCGACGTCACCGGGTCCCTGGCACCGGAAGTGGAATACGTCCGCTACGCCTACGCACAAGATCAGGGGCAGGCCCCGTGGGACGGCGTCTGGCATCTCTTCGCCTTCGCCGTCCCGGAATCGGCGAGAGCAGCCCGGGACACACTTCGCGACACCCTCCTCGGACTCGGCGCCGCCGCCGTCCAAGGCGGCCTGTACGTCAGCGCCAACCCCATCGAGAAACACGTCGAAGCCCAGGCACAACACCTCGGCATCCAGGATGCCCTCACAACATTCACCAGCAACGACCTGCGCATCGGAAACCATCGTGATCCCACCGAACTGGCCGCCGGACTCTGGCCCCTGGAGGAGATCGCCAACCGCTACGACGCGCTGGCCGCCCTCGCCCAGACCCGCCTCGGCCAACTCGACGCCGCAACCGAAACGACCGACATCGACCAACTGACCATCGCCGTCGAACTCGCCGCCCAGTTCACCCGCGCCATGGAACCAGACCCCCTCCTCCCACCCCAACTGCTCCCCCGGCCCTGGGCCGGCGCCCACGCCCGCCACCTCGCCGCCCGCTGCTGGACCCGGCTCCTCGAACACCAGACAGCCACCCCCGCGGACACACACCACCGTCTCCGCCTCTTCAGCCTGTACGCCGACGCCATCCAACCCACACCCCACCCAGCGCGCTGA
- a CDS encoding GNAT family N-acetyltransferase — protein sequence MTHAENSDASHAEAIPVTVRCGVPEGAENTVAGLYWEAFGRKLGAALNPPATGQRFIAAHLHLDRAVVALAGDQVVAVAGYQLHGRGLTGGGVADVLDTYGLLRGMPRLALLALLERTPAAGQLVMDGIAVAAQFRGRGIGSLLLGEVFRIAAEHHCAQVRLDVIDVNPRARSLYERHGFTAVHTEQTPYLRRLMGFSAVTTMHRPVTPQAGGRP from the coding sequence ATGACCCACGCGGAGAACAGCGACGCGAGCCATGCCGAAGCAATTCCGGTGACCGTTCGCTGCGGTGTGCCGGAGGGGGCCGAGAACACGGTGGCCGGGCTGTACTGGGAGGCGTTCGGCCGGAAGCTGGGCGCGGCGCTCAACCCGCCGGCCACCGGGCAGCGCTTCATCGCGGCGCATCTGCACCTGGACCGGGCAGTGGTGGCGCTCGCCGGTGATCAAGTAGTGGCAGTGGCCGGCTACCAGCTCCACGGCCGAGGGCTGACCGGCGGCGGCGTGGCCGATGTCCTCGATACGTACGGCCTGCTCAGGGGGATGCCACGACTCGCACTGCTGGCGCTGCTTGAACGCACACCGGCCGCGGGCCAGCTGGTCATGGACGGCATCGCCGTCGCTGCGCAGTTCCGGGGACGCGGCATCGGCAGCCTGCTGCTCGGCGAGGTCTTCCGGATCGCCGCCGAACACCACTGTGCTCAGGTCCGGCTGGACGTCATCGACGTCAATCCCCGCGCACGCTCCCTCTACGAACGCCACGGCTTCACCGCGGTCCACACCGAACAGACGCCTTACCTGCGCCGCCTGATGGGATTCAGCGCCGTCACCACCATGCACCGCCCCGTCACCCCGCAGGCGGGCGGCCGGCCGTGA
- a CDS encoding alpha/beta hydrolase family protein, with translation MLLAAAGLGGVVIWQNTYDIREERVTLRHGKQALDGVLATPADGRGPYGLVVFVHGDGPIDATHDSFYRPLWESFAEAGYASLSWNKPGVDGSSGNWLDQSMDDRADETMAAIAWARQRPDIDSRRIGLWGASQAGWVLPKVAARAPDLWFVIAVSPAVNWQQQGRYNLLAQMREDGASGEQRATALRRRKTTLRLLRRDASFSEYRDTVDDPQGMTADRWRFIKKNYTADATADLRAVQGTPVLLVLAGHDVNVDVSDTETTYRKLLPPSLLQVEHYPDATHSLVKHNVEQSQVKLTLTAVFAPRALFASGFLAGQRQFLEQAGAGAGKGGRT, from the coding sequence GTGCTTCTGGCGGCCGCGGGGCTGGGTGGAGTGGTGATCTGGCAGAACACGTACGACATCCGGGAAGAGCGAGTCACGCTGAGGCACGGCAAGCAGGCACTCGACGGTGTACTGGCCACGCCGGCAGACGGCCGCGGGCCGTACGGGCTGGTCGTCTTCGTTCATGGGGACGGGCCGATCGACGCCACCCACGACAGCTTCTACCGGCCCCTGTGGGAGTCCTTCGCCGAAGCCGGGTACGCCTCACTGTCCTGGAACAAGCCGGGGGTGGACGGCTCGTCGGGCAACTGGCTGGACCAGAGCATGGACGACCGGGCCGACGAAACAATGGCGGCCATCGCCTGGGCGCGTCAGCGGCCGGACATCGACAGCCGGCGCATCGGGCTCTGGGGAGCGAGCCAGGCGGGATGGGTACTGCCCAAGGTGGCAGCCCGTGCTCCTGATCTGTGGTTCGTCATCGCCGTATCCCCGGCCGTGAACTGGCAGCAACAGGGCCGCTACAACCTCCTGGCCCAGATGCGCGAAGACGGCGCCTCCGGCGAACAGAGAGCGACGGCGTTGCGGCGAAGAAAAACCACTTTGCGACTGCTGCGCCGCGATGCCTCGTTCTCCGAATACCGCGACACTGTCGACGACCCACAAGGGATGACGGCCGACCGATGGCGGTTCATCAAGAAGAACTACACCGCCGACGCCACCGCAGACCTGCGGGCCGTCCAAGGAACACCCGTCCTGCTCGTCCTGGCCGGCCATGACGTCAACGTCGACGTGAGCGACACCGAAACCACCTACCGCAAGCTGCTTCCCCCTTCGCTCTTGCAGGTCGAGCACTATCCGGACGCCACGCACTCCCTGGTGAAGCACAACGTCGAACAGTCGCAGGTCAAGCTCACGCTGACGGCAGTCTTCGCGCCCAGGGCCCTGTTCGCGAGCGGATTTCTCGCCGGCCAGCGCCAGTTCCTCGAGCAGGCGGGCGCCGGCGCCGGCAAGGGCGGGCGGACATGA
- a CDS encoding DUF418 domain-containing protein has protein sequence MTDTTTRLTPAGPQGQRIADIDALRGFALLGILIVNITYLASAHHGTGLEDPSFDSPADHATRYLVATFFEAKFFLLFSFLFGYSFTLQARSAARGGARFSRRFLRRLAALFALGALHAVVLFPGDILTTYALLGLVLLTARNTRPRNAVKTAVVLFTVTATGYLMLSFAQYAAGGGGMDAASAAAHAQQATDALRGSPGSVIGAHLEQLPDVAFLLVFFQAPAALAAFLLGFAAGRHEVLADATRYQPVLRRLQQTGYPVGLAGAVVYAHASLEHPGTPYHLAALGFDVVTAPLLAAAYAATVLRLTATARGHRLTALLAPAGRMALTNYLTQSLLCALLFTGFGAALVGRVSPPLVTGIALTLFTCQLVACRWWLHRHRYGPVEWLLRAATNAAWPHRL, from the coding sequence ATGACCGACACGACGACGCGACTGACGCCCGCAGGCCCACAAGGGCAGCGGATCGCTGACATCGACGCGCTGCGAGGATTCGCCCTTCTCGGCATCCTGATCGTCAACATCACCTACCTCGCCTCCGCCCACCACGGCACCGGCCTGGAAGACCCGAGCTTCGATTCACCGGCAGACCACGCGACCCGCTACCTGGTGGCGACCTTCTTCGAGGCCAAGTTCTTCCTGCTGTTCTCCTTCCTGTTCGGCTACAGCTTCACCCTCCAAGCAAGGTCGGCCGCACGCGGCGGCGCCCGCTTCTCACGCCGGTTCCTGCGCCGCCTGGCAGCGTTGTTCGCCCTCGGAGCCCTCCACGCCGTTGTTCTCTTCCCCGGAGACATCCTCACCACGTACGCCCTGCTGGGCCTGGTACTCCTCACCGCCCGAAACACCCGGCCCCGCAACGCGGTGAAGACTGCGGTCGTCCTGTTCACCGTTACCGCCACCGGCTACCTGATGCTCAGCTTCGCCCAGTACGCGGCCGGCGGTGGCGGCATGGACGCGGCCTCCGCAGCGGCCCATGCCCAGCAGGCCACGGACGCGCTGCGGGGTAGCCCGGGATCGGTGATCGGCGCGCACCTCGAACAGCTCCCGGACGTCGCGTTCCTGCTCGTCTTCTTCCAGGCCCCTGCCGCGCTGGCCGCCTTTCTGCTCGGCTTCGCCGCCGGTCGGCACGAGGTACTGGCCGATGCCACCCGGTACCAGCCGGTACTTCGACGGCTGCAACAGACCGGCTACCCCGTCGGGCTGGCCGGGGCAGTGGTCTACGCCCACGCGAGCCTGGAACACCCCGGCACCCCCTACCACCTGGCCGCCCTCGGCTTCGATGTCGTGACCGCACCGCTGCTGGCCGCCGCGTACGCGGCCACCGTGCTGCGCCTGACAGCCACCGCCCGCGGCCACCGGCTCACCGCCCTCCTGGCTCCGGCAGGCCGGATGGCCCTCACCAACTACCTCACCCAATCGCTGCTCTGCGCACTGCTCTTCACCGGATTCGGCGCCGCCCTGGTGGGCCGCGTGTCCCCACCCCTGGTGACCGGCATCGCACTGACCCTGTTCACCTGCCAACTGGTGGCCTGCAGATGGTGGCTGCACCGCCATCGCTACGGTCCAGTCGAATGGCTGCTGCGAGCGGCGACCAACGCCGCCTGGCCGCACCGGCTCTGA
- a CDS encoding SGNH/GDSL hydrolase family protein: MTPVLCSASALIFGAAAATAYSPEASAATTGYVALGDSYSSGVGAGSYDSTSGACKRSTKAYPALWAAAHSPSPFTFAACSGARTGDVLDDQLGALNSSTGLVSITVGGNDAGFADVMQTCVLQSESACVQRVNEARAYVNNTLPGKLDQVYDAIHGRATAAHVVVLGYPRLYKLSGSCAAGMTEKKRAALNAAADDLNAVTAKRAADHGFAFGDVNTTFAGHELCSGAPWLHSVTLPVENSFHPTAVGQSKGNLPVFETARGR, from the coding sequence CTGACCCCAGTTCTCTGCTCTGCGTCCGCCCTGATCTTCGGCGCAGCCGCAGCGACCGCCTATTCACCCGAAGCCTCTGCGGCAACGACTGGCTACGTAGCCCTCGGCGACTCCTACTCCTCGGGTGTTGGGGCCGGAAGTTACGACAGCACCAGTGGCGCCTGCAAGCGCAGCACCAAGGCCTATCCGGCCCTGTGGGCTGCCGCGCACTCACCGTCGCCCTTCACCTTCGCCGCGTGCTCGGGTGCGCGTACGGGTGATGTGCTGGACGATCAGCTGGGGGCGCTGAACTCCTCGACGGGATTGGTGAGCATCACTGTCGGCGGCAACGACGCGGGCTTCGCCGACGTCATGCAGACCTGCGTCCTGCAGTCCGAGAGCGCCTGCGTGCAACGCGTCAACGAGGCCCGTGCTTACGTCAACAACACCCTCCCCGGCAAGCTCGACCAGGTCTACGACGCCATCCACGGCAGGGCCACCGCCGCGCATGTTGTCGTCCTGGGATACCCACGCCTCTACAAGCTCAGCGGCAGCTGTGCAGCGGGGATGACCGAGAAGAAGCGCGCCGCCCTCAACGCCGCCGCCGACGACCTCAACGCCGTCACCGCCAAACGCGCCGCCGACCACGGCTTCGCCTTCGGCGACGTCAACACCACCTTCGCGGGACATGAGCTCTGTTCCGGTGCCCCGTGGCTTCACAGCGTCACCCTGCCCGTCGAAAATTCGTTCCACCCCACGGCCGTAGGCCAGTCGAAAGGAAACCTCCCGGTGTTCGAAACTGCCCGCGGTCGGTAG
- a CDS encoding LPXTG cell wall anchor domain-containing protein yields MKNALAGRRSLRGGVGAAGAAALVALAAAPALADEAGPDMAVGKLAPTTGVKPGSTPEIPLSLKNKGSERAERVWVYLHGSAGLDFAKQHSNCTYAESGGYDEMPDGYDAICAVEQALEPGVVYVPEKAPQFNVQDRALYERLSVSVHLEYPGWSDPDGTGEEVQGTGPQLKLVERKAADAGSDQDYSSASTHAFVTADNTADFSLTGGKLKGKAGETITASFQFTNKGPAWVNMNRVVSTGALTIKVRIPAGTTVTEAPRPCEKVKAGEYRCMNHMGWVSESSAWPYRFRLKIDKVIPGATGTASFVKTETLFDKNPANNTAEIVLNTASGTATGGSGTSSTGGSTSTGGSGSSSTGGSTSSSGGGSHSSSGGSPGSASSSAGSSSSSSTGGSGTSTHGGDLAATGSDNTLPIAAAAAAALAAGGTLYIAVRRRRAS; encoded by the coding sequence ATGAAGAACGCCCTTGCCGGCCGTCGCTCGCTGCGCGGTGGAGTCGGCGCGGCCGGTGCCGCCGCCCTGGTCGCGCTGGCGGCCGCCCCCGCCCTCGCGGACGAGGCCGGGCCGGACATGGCCGTAGGGAAGCTCGCTCCGACAACAGGGGTGAAGCCCGGCAGCACACCGGAAATACCGCTCTCGTTGAAGAACAAAGGCAGTGAGCGGGCCGAGCGCGTCTGGGTGTACCTCCACGGCTCGGCGGGGCTGGACTTCGCCAAGCAGCACTCCAACTGCACATATGCGGAGTCCGGCGGCTACGACGAGATGCCGGACGGGTACGACGCCATCTGCGCCGTGGAACAGGCACTGGAGCCCGGTGTGGTGTACGTGCCCGAGAAGGCGCCGCAGTTCAACGTCCAGGACAGGGCGTTGTACGAGAGGCTGAGCGTGTCGGTCCACCTTGAGTATCCGGGCTGGTCGGACCCCGACGGGACCGGCGAAGAGGTACAGGGCACAGGGCCGCAGCTCAAGCTGGTCGAGCGGAAGGCGGCCGATGCGGGCTCCGACCAGGACTACAGCAGTGCGTCGACGCACGCGTTCGTGACCGCCGACAACACGGCCGACTTCTCGCTGACCGGTGGCAAGCTGAAAGGCAAGGCCGGCGAGACGATCACCGCCTCGTTCCAGTTCACCAACAAGGGCCCGGCCTGGGTCAACATGAACCGGGTCGTGAGCACCGGGGCGCTGACGATCAAGGTTCGCATTCCGGCCGGTACGACCGTGACGGAGGCGCCGCGCCCGTGCGAGAAGGTCAAGGCGGGCGAGTACAGGTGCATGAACCACATGGGCTGGGTGAGCGAGAGCAGCGCCTGGCCCTACCGCTTCCGCCTGAAGATCGACAAGGTTATCCCGGGCGCGACAGGCACGGCCTCATTCGTCAAGACCGAGACACTCTTCGACAAAAACCCGGCGAACAACACGGCGGAGATCGTACTCAACACCGCGTCCGGGACCGCCACCGGCGGCTCCGGAACCTCCTCCACCGGCGGCTCCACCTCCACGGGGGGCTCCGGCTCCTCGTCCACCGGCGGCTCCACTTCCTCGTCCGGTGGCGGTTCCCACTCGTCCTCCGGCGGCAGCCCCGGCTCCGCGTCATCGTCGGCCGGCAGTTCCTCCTCCTCGTCCACCGGCGGCTCCGGCACCTCGACGCACGGCGGCGACCTGGCCGCCACCGGCTCCGACAACACCCTGCCCATCGCAGCCGCGGCAGCCGCGGCGCTGGCGGCGGGTGGCACCCTCTACATCGCGGTACGCCGCCGCCGCGCGTCGTAA
- a CDS encoding winged helix-turn-helix transcriptional regulator — MDLETDFEADDFVADCRARVAFEVLANRWDSVIVFVLGESGPMRPRDLRDRIGGISPKVLNDALRRLEFNGLVHRRAYAQAPPRVDYALTEAGTALLGPIRAMGAWAARYADDVLAAQDRFDGV, encoded by the coding sequence ATGGACCTTGAGACGGACTTCGAAGCCGATGACTTCGTTGCGGACTGCCGGGCGCGCGTGGCCTTCGAGGTGCTCGCGAACCGCTGGGACAGCGTGATCGTCTTCGTGCTCGGCGAGAGCGGGCCGATGCGTCCGCGCGATCTGCGGGACCGGATCGGCGGGATCAGTCCGAAAGTGCTCAACGACGCGTTGCGCCGACTGGAGTTCAACGGCCTGGTCCACCGCCGAGCGTACGCGCAGGCGCCGCCGAGGGTGGACTACGCCCTCACCGAGGCCGGGACGGCGCTGCTAGGGCCGATCCGCGCGATGGGCGCCTGGGCCGCGCGCTACGCCGATGACGTACTAGCCGCCCAAGACCGCTTCGACGGCGTTTAG
- a CDS encoding NADPH-dependent F420 reductase yields the protein MRIGILGTGSMATALGGAWVRAGHDVRIGGRDVAAAEETARRIGAAGHGTLAEAAAHGEAVLAAVPAAAAPEVVKRLAGPLAGRILLDCTVPMAPDDDGPALTTAGGGSSLAGQLARSAPQAHVVKVFGLVHESIWTLDRPRFEGAPLAVPFCADAPEAVRVTSALITGMGCTPLACGGLSRAGLLEATAVFAIGVWWSGAEVRPAFPSPALAPGTSDNAP from the coding sequence ATGCGCATAGGAATTCTCGGCACCGGCTCGATGGCCACCGCGCTCGGCGGCGCCTGGGTACGGGCCGGGCACGACGTACGGATCGGCGGGCGGGACGTCGCCGCTGCCGAGGAGACCGCCCGGCGGATCGGGGCCGCCGGCCACGGCACGCTCGCGGAGGCGGCGGCCCACGGCGAGGCCGTCCTGGCCGCCGTGCCCGCCGCCGCGGCACCAGAGGTAGTCAAGCGGCTGGCCGGCCCGCTCGCCGGGCGGATCCTGCTCGACTGCACGGTTCCCATGGCGCCCGACGACGACGGCCCGGCCCTGACCACGGCGGGCGGTGGATCCTCCCTCGCCGGGCAGCTCGCGCGATCCGCCCCGCAGGCCCACGTTGTCAAGGTCTTCGGGCTGGTCCACGAGAGCATCTGGACCCTGGACCGCCCGCGGTTCGAGGGGGCTCCTCTCGCGGTGCCCTTCTGCGCGGATGCCCCAGAGGCCGTACGGGTCACCTCCGCGCTCATCACCGGCATGGGCTGTACCCCGCTGGCCTGCGGCGGTCTCTCCCGGGCCGGACTGCTGGAGGCCACCGCCGTCTTCGCCATCGGCGTGTGGTGGTCGGGTGCCGAGGTCCGGCCCGCGTTCCCGTCCCCGGCCCTCGCTCCGGGCACGTCGGACAACGCCCCCTAG
- a CDS encoding DUF7691 family protein yields MAITSHNIDYSTADKADVQAYLGSNGNLTSDQRRRLDGMRKDALGPSGRSRPPGVDWGLSIPDALGHLIDGHTDSNAECVGNAYNAVLMRAIRGSPVRGQGKGSWSGAAGYVRLVSERGGVSGSVRKRSVSARSPSCPAAAARAERAIERVDPVKPIRMWENW; encoded by the coding sequence ATGGCGATCACGAGTCACAACATCGACTACTCCACCGCCGACAAGGCCGACGTCCAGGCCTACCTGGGCAGCAACGGCAACCTCACGTCGGACCAGCGGCGCCGCCTCGACGGCATGCGTAAGGACGCCCTGGGCCCATCAGGACGATCTCGACCGCCAGGCGTCGACTGGGGCCTGTCCATCCCCGACGCCCTCGGTCACCTCATAGACGGGCACACCGACTCGAACGCGGAGTGCGTGGGCAACGCCTACAACGCCGTCTTGATGCGGGCCATCAGGGGGTCTCCTGTTCGGGGGCAGGGAAAAGGGAGCTGGAGCGGGGCCGCTGGTTACGTACGCTTGGTGAGCGAGCGCGGCGGGGTGAGCGGCTCCGTGCGCAAGAGATCGGTCTCGGCAAGGAGTCCGAGCTGTCCGGCGGCGGCCGCCCGGGCGGAGAGGGCGATCGAGCGAGTGGATCCTGTGAAGCCGATCCGGATGTGGGAGAACTGGTAG
- the murJ gene encoding murein biosynthesis integral membrane protein MurJ, with protein sequence MALGTVVSRATGLIRQVLQAAALGTGLLASTYNTANTVPTSLYTLLIGGALNAVLVPQLVRARATQPDEGRAYEQRLVTLVLCVLGVGTALAVWAAPQIVSLYMRDTPDSHEAFELTVVFARFLLPQIFFYGLFSILGQVLNAREQFGAMMWTPVLNNVVLIGMFGAYLGLMTIPERVEDITTTQVQLLGIGTTAGIALQALALIPFVRAAGFRFHPRFDWRGTGLGKSVHAAKWTLLFVLANQVALIVITNYANAADQELPQAGAGYSAYTYAQTIWMLPQSIVTVSLVTALLPRMSKAAAEGRIPDLRADLSQALRLTGVVIVPVGFLFLILGPQISTLLFAHGAADAATAQPLGHMLQAFGLGLIPFSAQYLLLRGFYAFEDTRTPFFMAAWIAVVNIALATACHLLLPTRWAVTGMAAAYTLSYAAGLALTSWLLRKKLGGRIDADGTLRRTYAKLMLAATVAGALGWAAAQACAGVPVAGIWGTALALTAGTVAMGLGYLGTARLLKISELRSLSGLR encoded by the coding sequence ATGGCGCTGGGCACAGTGGTGTCGCGGGCGACAGGTCTGATCCGTCAGGTACTTCAGGCAGCAGCCTTGGGCACAGGGCTGCTGGCCAGCACGTACAACACGGCGAACACCGTGCCGACGAGTCTGTACACGCTGCTGATCGGTGGGGCTCTCAACGCGGTGCTGGTACCCCAACTGGTGCGGGCCCGAGCGACACAGCCCGACGAAGGACGCGCCTACGAGCAGCGCCTGGTGACACTCGTGCTGTGTGTCCTTGGCGTGGGCACGGCACTGGCGGTGTGGGCGGCCCCGCAGATCGTGAGCCTCTACATGCGCGACACCCCCGACAGCCACGAAGCGTTCGAGCTGACCGTGGTGTTCGCCCGCTTCCTGCTGCCGCAGATCTTCTTCTACGGTCTGTTCAGCATCCTGGGCCAAGTGCTCAACGCCCGCGAGCAGTTCGGCGCGATGATGTGGACGCCCGTACTGAACAACGTCGTACTGATCGGCATGTTCGGCGCCTACCTGGGACTGATGACGATCCCCGAACGGGTGGAGGACATCACCACCACGCAGGTGCAGCTCCTGGGCATCGGCACCACAGCCGGAATCGCGCTGCAGGCCCTTGCGCTCATTCCCTTCGTACGTGCCGCCGGTTTCCGCTTCCACCCCAGGTTCGACTGGCGGGGAACCGGCCTGGGCAAGAGCGTGCACGCCGCGAAATGGACCCTGCTGTTCGTCCTGGCCAACCAGGTCGCCCTCATCGTGATCACCAACTACGCAAATGCCGCCGACCAGGAACTGCCGCAGGCCGGCGCCGGCTACTCGGCCTACACCTACGCGCAGACCATCTGGATGCTGCCGCAGTCGATCGTCACCGTCTCCCTGGTGACCGCGCTGCTGCCGCGCATGAGCAAGGCAGCCGCGGAAGGCCGCATACCGGATCTGCGCGCCGACCTGTCGCAGGCCCTGCGCCTCACCGGCGTCGTCATCGTGCCCGTCGGCTTCCTCTTCCTCATACTCGGGCCGCAGATCTCGACGCTGCTGTTCGCCCACGGGGCGGCCGACGCCGCAACGGCCCAGCCTCTTGGCCACATGCTGCAGGCCTTCGGGCTCGGGCTGATCCCCTTCTCCGCCCAGTACCTGCTCCTGCGCGGCTTCTATGCCTTCGAGGACACCCGCACCCCGTTCTTCATGGCCGCCTGGATCGCCGTGGTGAACATCGCGCTGGCCACCGCCTGCCACCTGCTGCTGCCCACCCGCTGGGCGGTGACCGGCATGGCAGCCGCCTACACACTTTCCTATGCGGCAGGCCTCGCCCTGACCTCGTGGCTGCTGCGAAAGAAGCTCGGCGGCCGCATCGACGCCGACGGAACACTGCGCCGCACCTACGCGAAACTGATGCTCGCTGCCACGGTGGCGGGGGCCTTGGGCTGGGCAGCCGCTCAAGCCTGTGCCGGTGTACCGGTCGCGGGAATCTGGGGCACGGCGCTCGCCTTGACCGCAGGGACAGTTGCCATGGGACTGGGATACCTGGGGACGGCACGACTGCTGAAGATCAGCGAGTTGCGGAGCCTTTCCGGCTTGAGGTGA
- a CDS encoding SMI1/KNR4 family protein translates to MARFDQVKAAFWGVGDYGVQLPLTEEMVQEAERELGVTLPSALLDLLRVQNGGSVAAERNVFPTSQPTSWSEDHGPFSDLMGIGRRERMSSLLDTPYLVEEWELPSPIVLLSGDGHYWVGLDYRACGRSGEPSVTWFDPELSTELALAGDFRSFIEGLTRGSLSATTLAVTPYRSDDLAGFWLRKRS, encoded by the coding sequence ATGGCACGATTCGATCAGGTCAAGGCAGCCTTCTGGGGCGTCGGCGATTACGGCGTGCAGCTGCCCTTGACTGAGGAGATGGTCCAGGAGGCCGAGCGCGAGCTCGGCGTGACTCTGCCCTCCGCCTTGCTCGACCTTCTACGGGTACAGAACGGCGGCAGCGTGGCAGCTGAACGCAACGTGTTCCCCACCAGCCAACCGACTTCGTGGAGCGAAGACCACGGTCCCTTCTCCGACTTGATGGGCATCGGCCGACGCGAACGGATGTCCTCGTTGCTCGACACCCCGTACTTGGTCGAGGAGTGGGAGCTGCCCTCGCCAATCGTGCTGCTCTCCGGCGATGGGCACTACTGGGTCGGGCTCGACTACCGCGCTTGCGGCAGGAGCGGCGAGCCCTCGGTCACCTGGTTCGATCCAGAACTCAGCACGGAGCTCGCACTGGCCGGTGACTTCCGATCGTTCATCGAAGGGCTGACCCGGGGCAGCCTTTCGGCAACGACCCTGGCAGTAACCCCGTATCGGAGTGATGATCTCGCCGGCTTCTGGCTCAGGAAGCGGTCATGA